One genomic region from Sphingomicrobium aestuariivivum encodes:
- the dnaQ gene encoding DNA polymerase III subunit epsilon: protein MREIVFDTETTGLSPAGGDRMVEIGCVELIGRVETGRTFHAYFNPERSMPSEAEAVHGLSEKFLSGQPLFRDKVEELLEFIGGDPLVAHNASFDFGFLNNELGLCAREAVCMSRMVDTLVIARGKFPGAKHSLDALCGRFGVDRSARVKHGALLDAELLAQVYIELTGGRQIGLGLDPAEIASEAAPIAVAVAAPEPARAARPPRPHAPTEQEAEAHRNFIAKMADPLWNSVGVTS, encoded by the coding sequence ATGCGTGAAATCGTCTTCGATACCGAAACCACGGGCCTGTCGCCCGCGGGGGGCGACCGCATGGTCGAGATCGGTTGCGTCGAACTCATCGGGCGGGTCGAGACCGGCCGCACCTTCCACGCCTATTTCAATCCCGAACGCTCGATGCCGTCCGAAGCCGAGGCGGTGCACGGCCTGTCGGAGAAATTCCTCTCGGGCCAGCCCTTGTTCCGCGACAAGGTCGAGGAACTGCTCGAGTTCATCGGCGGCGACCCGCTGGTCGCGCATAATGCCAGCTTCGACTTCGGCTTCCTCAACAACGAACTCGGCCTGTGCGCGCGCGAGGCCGTGTGCATGAGCCGCATGGTCGACACGCTGGTCATCGCGCGCGGCAAGTTTCCGGGCGCCAAGCACAGCCTCGATGCGCTGTGCGGCCGCTTCGGCGTCGACCGCTCGGCGCGCGTCAAGCATGGCGCGCTGCTCGACGCCGAACTCTTGGCGCAGGTCTATATCGAGCTGACCGGCGGGCGGCAGATCGGACTGGGGCTCGACCCCGCCGAAATCGCTTCAGAAGCGGCGCCGATCGCAGTTGCGGTCGCGGCGCCCGAACCGGCCCGCGCGGCCCGTCCACCGCGCCCGCATGCACCGACGGAACAAGAAGCCGAAGCACATCGTAATTTCATCGCCAAGATGGCCGACCCGTTGTGGAACAGCGTGGGAGTGACCAGCTAG
- the hpf gene encoding ribosome hibernation-promoting factor, HPF/YfiA family has product MEIRVAGHQVDTGAALQDHVADRIETMTEKYFSRAVAANVTFGRAPHDQFRCDIVAPVTNGHVLKASNRAGDAHIAFEGAADKIERQLKRYAERLRERRSEPMQELPAEAEYRVLEIGNDDETPASDSPAIVAETHTDIPKASVGDAVMMLDLRNANALMFRNSQSDELNMVYRRDDGTIGWVEPGRG; this is encoded by the coding sequence ATGGAAATCCGTGTCGCCGGCCACCAGGTCGATACCGGAGCCGCCCTGCAGGATCATGTGGCGGATCGGATCGAGACGATGACCGAGAAGTATTTTTCGCGGGCCGTGGCCGCCAACGTGACCTTCGGACGCGCTCCTCATGACCAGTTCCGCTGCGATATCGTCGCCCCGGTGACCAATGGTCACGTCCTCAAGGCCTCGAACCGGGCCGGGGATGCGCACATCGCCTTCGAGGGCGCCGCCGACAAGATCGAACGCCAGCTCAAGCGCTATGCCGAACGGCTGCGCGAGCGCCGCTCGGAACCGATGCAGGAACTGCCGGCCGAAGCCGAATATCGCGTCCTCGAGATCGGCAATGACGACGAGACGCCGGCCAGCGACTCGCCCGCGATCGTCGCGGAGACACATACCGACATCCCCAAGGCGAGCGTCGGTGATGCGGTGATGATGCTCGACCTCAGGAACGCCAATGCGCTGATGTTCAGGAACAGCCAATCGGATGAATTGAACATGGTCTATCGGCGTGACGATGGCACCATCGGATGGGTCGAACCCGGCCGAGGCTGA
- a CDS encoding PTS sugar transporter subunit IIA, with amino-acid sequence MNLSDFIDLSSIRLDVAAKDKRALLQQMGQLAGLKLGIEPARVVDALIERERLGSTGFGGGIAIPHGKIAGLDKVHGLVLRLDQPVDYKAIDKMPVDLLFCLLSPIDRGAEHLRALAAVSRAVRDGATVERLRGARDRDAFNAVLMSCDERTAA; translated from the coding sequence ATGAATTTGAGTGATTTCATCGACTTGTCGTCGATCCGTCTCGACGTGGCTGCCAAGGACAAGCGCGCGTTGCTCCAGCAGATGGGGCAGCTCGCGGGCCTGAAGCTCGGCATCGAGCCGGCGCGCGTCGTCGATGCGCTGATCGAGCGCGAGCGCCTCGGCAGCACCGGATTCGGTGGCGGCATCGCCATCCCGCACGGCAAGATCGCCGGGCTCGACAAGGTACACGGCCTCGTCCTCCGGCTCGACCAGCCGGTCGATTACAAGGCGATCGACAAGATGCCCGTCGACCTCCTCTTCTGCCTCCTGTCGCCGATCGACCGAGGTGCCGAGCACTTGCGCGCGCTTGCGGCGGTGAGCCGCGCGGTGCGCGACGGCGCCACCGTCGAGCGGCTGCGCGGCGCGCGCGACCGCGATGCCTTCAACGCGGTGTTGATGAGCTGCGATGAACGCACCGCTGCCTGA
- a CDS encoding PaaI family thioesterase yields the protein MNAPLPEGAHPSGLEAHLRGLEQLYAAAPINHRFISRLTLAEAGKARIDFTVEERHFHAAGAAHGSVYFKMLDDAAFFAANGLVSDRFLLTTAFNLHFTRPMAAGPAVAEGTWISGKRRVLVAEARIVDAEGEECARGTGTFMRSRIALAGLDGYRSE from the coding sequence ATGAACGCACCGCTGCCTGAGGGGGCGCATCCGAGCGGGCTCGAGGCGCATCTGCGCGGGCTCGAGCAGCTTTATGCCGCCGCGCCGATCAACCACCGTTTCATCTCCAGGCTGACACTCGCCGAGGCGGGCAAGGCGCGGATCGACTTTACCGTCGAGGAACGCCACTTTCACGCCGCGGGCGCCGCGCATGGCTCGGTCTATTTCAAGATGCTCGACGATGCCGCCTTTTTCGCGGCCAACGGGCTGGTCAGTGACCGCTTCCTCCTGACCACCGCCTTCAACCTCCATTTCACCCGGCCGATGGCCGCGGGTCCCGCAGTTGCCGAGGGCACCTGGATCTCCGGCAAGCGCCGCGTCCTCGTCGCCGAAGCGCGGATCGTCGATGCCGAGGGCGAGGAATGTGCGCGCGGCACCGGCACCTTCATGCGCAGCCGCATCGCGCTGGCCGGGCTCGACGGCTACCGCAGCGAGTGA
- a CDS encoding DUF1491 family protein, whose product MTGERLPAGLEARALMRAAESQGGMGMLLQKGDEERGSLLILLLERGNTRFCLGRELSRSGTYEWADIGPSDLTDPIELQGFLSKRRQYDPDLWIVELDLPDAESFRKETIFIS is encoded by the coding sequence GTGACGGGCGAGCGCCTTCCCGCCGGGCTCGAAGCGCGGGCGCTGATGCGCGCGGCAGAGTCGCAGGGCGGGATGGGGATGCTGTTGCAAAAGGGTGATGAGGAGCGCGGATCGCTGCTCATCCTGCTGCTCGAGCGCGGAAACACCCGTTTTTGCCTCGGCCGCGAACTGTCCCGCTCGGGGACATATGAATGGGCCGATATCGGGCCGTCCGATTTGACCGATCCCATTGAATTGCAAGGCTTTCTGTCAAAGCGTCGTCAATATGACCCCGACCTCTGGATCGTGGAACTCGACCTGCCGGACGCCGAGTCTTTTCGGAAAGAAACCATTTTCATTTCTTGA
- a CDS encoding cell wall hydrolase, with the protein MKASLRIAAFALAATATTQVAPARDVPNLASLPVVGSALVPVVALPEVTVPATEGLLEQGDLLSGDEAAFDALTASEADELAETVEAEVPLDLPTLVAQHAGVNPRNEQMDCLARAVYFETRGEPLDGQLAVAEVILNRADHHRFPDSYCAVIKQHRQFSFVRGGRIPQPNRDSRAWRTAVAVARIADAGHAGTEMGEALFFHANYVSPRWRLKRMGAIGNHIFYQYH; encoded by the coding sequence ATGAAAGCCAGTCTTCGAATTGCCGCCTTTGCGCTTGCGGCGACCGCGACCACCCAGGTCGCTCCCGCGCGCGACGTGCCCAACCTTGCCAGCCTGCCGGTCGTCGGCTCCGCGCTGGTCCCGGTGGTGGCACTGCCCGAGGTGACGGTCCCCGCGACCGAAGGCCTCCTCGAACAGGGCGATTTGCTGAGCGGCGACGAAGCGGCGTTCGATGCGCTGACCGCCTCCGAGGCGGATGAACTGGCCGAAACGGTCGAAGCCGAGGTTCCCCTCGACCTTCCCACCCTCGTGGCGCAGCATGCGGGCGTGAACCCGCGTAACGAGCAGATGGATTGCCTTGCGCGCGCGGTCTATTTCGAGACCCGCGGCGAACCGCTCGACGGCCAGCTCGCGGTGGCCGAGGTCATCCTCAACCGCGCCGACCATCATCGTTTTCCCGACAGCTATTGCGCGGTGATCAAGCAGCACCGCCAGTTCAGCTTCGTGCGCGGTGGCCGCATCCCGCAGCCCAACCGCGACAGCCGTGCCTGGCGCACCGCGGTGGCGGTGGCGCGCATCGCCGATGCGGGCCATGCAGGTACCGAGATGGGCGAGGCGCTTTTCTTCCATGCCAATTATGTCAGCCCGCGTTGGCGGCTGAAGCGCATGGGCGCCATCGGCAACCACATCTTCTACCAGTATCACTAG
- a CDS encoding MmcB family DNA repair protein, with amino-acid sequence MDCLSDSPPVALDVARGVTRLFARASTFMICEVPLPNGRRADLMGLDSKGKLVIVEVKVARADLTTDAKWRDYLDYCDRFYWAVTPDLAAICDGEDYLPDLSGLIVADRYDAAIRREAAEDALAPARRKAETARFARRAARRLAAGLDPSLGDER; translated from the coding sequence ATGGACTGCCTTTCCGATTCGCCGCCTGTCGCGCTCGACGTGGCGCGCGGGGTGACGCGGCTTTTCGCCCGGGCCTCGACCTTCATGATCTGCGAAGTGCCGCTGCCCAACGGACGGCGTGCCGACCTCATGGGGCTCGATTCGAAGGGCAAGCTGGTGATCGTCGAGGTGAAGGTGGCCAGGGCCGACCTCACCACCGACGCAAAGTGGCGCGACTATCTCGACTATTGCGACCGCTTCTACTGGGCAGTGACGCCCGACCTCGCCGCCATCTGCGATGGCGAGGATTATCTCCCCGACCTGTCGGGGCTGATCGTCGCCGACCGTTATGACGCGGCGATCCGGCGCGAGGCGGCGGAGGATGCACTGGCACCGGCGCGGCGCAAGGCCGAGACGGCCCGCTTCGCGCGGCGCGCGGCGCGGCGGTTGGCAGCGGGGCTCGACCCCAGCCTCGGCGACGAACGCTAG
- a CDS encoding ankyrin repeat domain-containing protein: MSRTLFAAMAGLALLATPAVASAQGLSDGESFVSAVRKADTGKAFELLDNNDFRSINYRSVTGETALHVALDNKRPGWTSLLLQRGADANIKRGDGMPPLMIATERQDLKSVEALLRARARPNATNRAGETALTLAVRLRNKPIIEALLERGADADIADSSAGLSARDYARRDSRNPDILAMIEAAERKSEEEKEEEGLQFGPILR, translated from the coding sequence ATGTCCCGTACGCTCTTCGCCGCGATGGCCGGCCTCGCCCTTCTCGCTACCCCCGCCGTTGCTTCGGCGCAGGGTCTGTCGGACGGCGAAAGCTTCGTTTCGGCGGTGCGCAAGGCCGACACCGGCAAGGCGTTCGAACTGCTCGACAACAACGATTTCCGCTCGATCAACTATCGCAGCGTGACCGGCGAGACCGCGCTCCATGTCGCGCTCGACAACAAGCGGCCGGGCTGGACCAGCCTGCTGCTGCAGCGCGGCGCCGATGCCAATATCAAGCGCGGTGACGGGATGCCCCCGCTGATGATCGCGACCGAGCGACAGGACCTGAAGAGCGTCGAGGCCCTCCTGCGTGCCCGCGCCCGCCCCAACGCCACCAATCGCGCCGGCGAGACCGCGCTGACGCTGGCGGTGCGCCTGCGCAACAAGCCGATCATCGAAGCGCTGCTCGAGCGCGGCGCGGATGCCGACATCGCCGACAGTTCGGCCGGCCTCAGTGCGCGCGACTATGCGCGCCGCGACAGTCGCAATCCCGACATCCTCGCGATGATCGAGGCAGCCGAGCGCAAGTCCGAGGAAGAAAAGGAAGAAGAGGGCCTGCAGTTCGGCCCCATCCTGCGCTGA
- a CDS encoding YcgN family cysteine cluster protein has protein sequence MNSKKPFWEKPLRELDAGQWEALCDGCGRCCLHKAEDADTGAYYATNVACRLLDTETGRCTDYGDRKAHVPDCLQLTAEAVPETRWLPTTCAYRLRAEGKPLPAWHYLISGDPEAVHRAGESTRGWTVSEDEAGDIEHHLVDRAL, from the coding sequence ATGAATAGCAAAAAACCCTTCTGGGAAAAGCCCTTGCGCGAACTCGACGCCGGACAGTGGGAAGCGCTGTGCGACGGGTGCGGGCGCTGCTGCCTGCACAAGGCGGAGGACGCCGACACCGGGGCCTATTATGCGACCAACGTGGCGTGCCGCCTGCTCGACACCGAAACGGGGCGCTGCACCGACTATGGCGACCGCAAGGCCCATGTGCCCGACTGCCTCCAGCTGACCGCCGAGGCGGTGCCCGAGACGCGCTGGCTGCCGACGACCTGCGCCTATCGCCTGCGCGCCGAGGGCAAGCCGCTGCCGGCGTGGCACTATCTGATCAGCGGCGATCCCGAAGCGGTGCACCGCGCGGGCGAATCGACACGCGGCTGGACTGTCAGCGAGGACGAGGCCGGCGATATCGAACATCATCTCGTCGACCGTGCCCTCTGA
- a CDS encoding M48 family metallopeptidase has translation MPSEALIDTLDPPIAVDLVRHARARRFSLRYDAARDRVRLVLPKRGSARAALAWASGEAGWIERQRAGRPEARSFAPETTIPFRGEELLLRHAPDAPRRPVLDDGALLVGGPADGFARRVETFLREEARRLLSDDVAYYAGKAGVRVSSVSVGDAKSRWGSCSASGSIRFSWRLVLVPDPLRRYVAAHEVAHRIHMDHSPAFHAVQDAIYEGDAKAARAALRALAPGLRLVGA, from the coding sequence GTGCCCTCTGAGGCGCTGATCGACACGCTCGACCCGCCGATCGCGGTCGATCTCGTCCGCCACGCGCGGGCGCGGCGTTTCTCGCTCCGCTATGACGCGGCGCGGGACCGCGTGCGGCTGGTGCTCCCGAAACGGGGATCGGCACGTGCGGCGCTGGCCTGGGCGAGCGGCGAGGCGGGCTGGATCGAGCGGCAGCGCGCGGGGCGGCCCGAGGCCCGATCCTTCGCACCGGAAACGACCATCCCCTTTCGCGGCGAGGAATTGCTCCTGCGCCACGCACCCGATGCGCCGCGCCGCCCAGTCCTCGACGATGGTGCGCTGCTGGTTGGCGGGCCTGCCGACGGCTTCGCGCGGCGGGTCGAAACCTTCCTGCGCGAGGAAGCGCGGCGGCTGCTGTCGGACGATGTCGCTTATTATGCCGGAAAGGCGGGCGTCCGTGTCAGCAGTGTGTCGGTCGGCGATGCGAAAAGCCGCTGGGGCAGTTGTTCGGCCAGTGGGAGCATCCGTTTCTCGTGGCGGCTGGTGCTCGTGCCCGATCCGCTACGCCGCTATGTCGCCGCGCATGAGGTCGCGCACCGCATCCACATGGATCACTCGCCCGCTTTCCACGCGGTGCAGGACGCCATTTACGAAGGTGATGCCAAGGCCGCGCGCGCGGCGCTGCGGGCGCTAGCGCCGGGGTTGCGGCTGGTCGGGGCCTGA